Proteins encoded within one genomic window of Mycolicibacterium monacense:
- a CDS encoding TetR/AcrR family transcriptional regulator, protein MVRDDWVVGGDRRDAAAERIYASAVDVVVTEGLDALDIDALAKRLHCSRATIYRYAGGKAQIRDAVLMRLAAGVIDTVRRAVADRSGADRVVTAITVALGELRSDPMRKLLMGAPNAPELGALHSSPVLGQLAADLSGITEDDPLAAQWIVRVVVSLAYWPDPDPRQEEQLLRRFVAPAFGAASSR, encoded by the coding sequence ATGGTTCGCGACGACTGGGTGGTCGGCGGCGATCGCCGCGATGCGGCGGCCGAACGCATCTACGCCTCCGCCGTCGACGTCGTCGTCACCGAGGGACTGGACGCGCTGGACATCGACGCCCTTGCGAAGCGACTGCACTGCTCGAGGGCCACCATCTACCGCTACGCCGGAGGAAAGGCCCAGATCCGTGACGCGGTGTTGATGCGCCTCGCCGCAGGCGTCATCGACACGGTTCGCCGCGCCGTCGCGGACCGGAGCGGTGCGGACCGGGTCGTCACCGCGATCACGGTGGCGCTCGGCGAGCTCCGGTCCGATCCGATGCGAAAACTGCTCATGGGCGCACCGAACGCGCCCGAACTCGGTGCGCTGCATTCGTCACCGGTGCTGGGCCAACTCGCCGCCGACCTCAGCGGGATCACCGAGGACGACCCCTTGGCCGCACAGTGGATCGTGCGGGTGGTGGTGTCGCTGGCGTACTGGCCGGACCCGGACCCCCGGCAGGAAGAACAACTGCTTCGCCGCTTCGTCGCCCCGGCGTTCGGCGCGGCGTCGTCGCGGTAA